In the Xiamenia xianingshaonis genome, one interval contains:
- the cpaB gene encoding Flp pilus assembly protein CpaB encodes MKRNKTTIAGVCCALLCALCVIAYTAQVKSSVEADRAEALARYGGEQVEVCVALRDVSPGETVDSRSVESRLWVADLLPDGAVRDLATVAGKKATAAIYEGEVLSEYRFDTAGSTLDVPEGFVAVSVPAQEVNAVGGAVAQGSRVDMYATGAAATELLAENVLVLSTSTMVQDGLSASSVAWVTLAVAPELVQEVVAAAESAQLYFSLPSQGGAQGGDGGAAGPSFEGPILGQDDAS; translated from the coding sequence GTGAAACGCAACAAGACAACGATAGCCGGAGTGTGTTGCGCCCTGCTGTGCGCCCTGTGCGTCATTGCCTACACCGCCCAGGTCAAGTCTTCTGTCGAGGCCGACCGTGCCGAAGCGCTTGCGCGTTACGGCGGCGAGCAGGTCGAGGTGTGCGTGGCCCTGCGCGACGTGTCTCCGGGCGAGACGGTCGATTCCCGGTCGGTTGAGTCCCGCTTGTGGGTTGCTGATCTTCTGCCGGATGGCGCGGTGCGCGATCTGGCGACGGTTGCGGGCAAGAAGGCGACAGCCGCCATCTATGAAGGGGAGGTTTTGTCCGAGTACCGCTTCGATACGGCTGGCTCGACGCTGGACGTGCCCGAGGGCTTTGTGGCCGTGAGCGTCCCGGCGCAGGAGGTGAACGCAGTGGGCGGCGCCGTGGCGCAAGGCTCGCGCGTTGACATGTATGCAACGGGAGCTGCGGCCACTGAGCTTCTTGCTGAAAACGTGCTCGTGCTCTCCACAAGCACGATGGTCCAAGACGGCTTGAGCGCCTCGTCGGTCGCGTGGGTCACGCTGGCCGTCGCGCCTGAGCTGGTCCAAGAGGTCGTGGCTGCCGCCGAAAGCGCCCAGCTGTATTTTTCGCTGCCGAGCCAAGGAGGCGCGCAAGGCGGCGACGGGGGTGCGGCGGGGCCGTCTTTTGAGGGGCCGATCCTCGGCCAAGACGATGCGTCCTAG
- a CDS encoding 4Fe-4S binding protein: MSKESRKPFRITLARRIVQVFMAVLFCLPLLVAGWGLAGSFASTDVAAPTPAEGVFYGSLSSSSVLGVTILDPLAAAEVVAAAKTVSIGLLTGVLPVLVVYGLVRGRAFCGWVCPVNLLLEGLDWLRRKLGLRVAERTVPRRTKIGVAAGVVVLSALLSFPVFQAFSPIGAVNRGILFGAFSGLGVLAAIAVLELFWSRRVWCRSLCPLGGVYEALGRVGQVNVAIDHDACIHCGKCESACLADPEILQPALAGEDRIVRAGDCMACGACIDACPTGALAMSLGRR; this comes from the coding sequence GTGTCCAAAGAATCTCGCAAACCGTTTCGGATCACGCTTGCACGTCGCATCGTGCAGGTGTTCATGGCTGTGCTCTTCTGCCTTCCGCTTCTGGTTGCGGGATGGGGCCTGGCCGGATCGTTCGCCAGCACCGACGTGGCAGCCCCCACGCCGGCCGAAGGCGTCTTCTACGGCAGTTTGAGCTCGTCGAGCGTGCTGGGCGTGACCATCCTCGATCCGCTGGCCGCCGCCGAGGTGGTCGCTGCGGCGAAGACCGTTTCGATCGGCCTGCTCACAGGTGTGCTTCCCGTGCTCGTCGTGTACGGGCTTGTGCGGGGACGCGCGTTTTGCGGCTGGGTATGCCCAGTGAACTTGCTGCTGGAAGGGCTCGACTGGCTGCGTCGCAAGCTGGGTTTGCGGGTGGCTGAACGGACGGTGCCGCGTCGCACGAAGATCGGCGTCGCGGCGGGCGTTGTGGTGCTGTCTGCACTGCTGTCCTTCCCGGTGTTTCAAGCGTTTTCCCCGATAGGGGCTGTGAACAGGGGAATCTTGTTCGGTGCGTTTTCCGGTTTGGGCGTGTTGGCCGCCATTGCCGTGCTCGAGCTGTTCTGGAGCCGGCGCGTGTGGTGCCGCTCACTGTGCCCGCTCGGCGGCGTGTATGAGGCGCTCGGCCGCGTCGGCCAGGTCAACGTCGCCATCGACCACGACGCCTGCATCCACTGCGGCAAGTGCGAGTCGGCCTGTCTGGCCGATCCGGAAATCCTGCAGCCGGCGCTTGCCGGAGAGGACCGCATCGTCCGGGCGGGCGACTGCATGGCGTGCGGCGCCTGCATCGACGCATGCCCGACGGGCGCTTTGGCGATGAGCCTCGGGAGGCGCTGA
- a CDS encoding chaperone NapD, which yields MAANDVISSLVVEVAPGSEDDVAAALEKLSGVEVHETHETRLVVTIEAESVGASSATAESFLRIPGVLAVNLVYVNCEGLYDHDGESSFVSDSATD from the coding sequence ATGGCTGCAAACGATGTGATTTCAAGCCTGGTCGTGGAAGTGGCGCCAGGATCTGAGGACGACGTGGCCGCGGCGCTCGAGAAGCTGTCGGGCGTGGAAGTGCATGAAACGCACGAAACTCGGCTGGTCGTGACCATCGAGGCGGAAAGCGTGGGTGCGTCGTCCGCGACGGCGGAGTCGTTTTTGCGCATCCCTGGCGTTTTGGCGGTGAACCTCGTGTACGTGAACTGCGAAGGGCTCTACGACCACGACGGCGAGTCCTCGTTTGTATCCGACAGCGCAACTGATTGA
- a CDS encoding molybdopterin-dependent oxidoreductase, with the protein MELSRRKFIKTSAIAMASAAATGSIASLVGCSSPEPAEEGADPAASADTEAAANDREGITQTVGVCRFCGCGCGVIVEAKDGKVVAVKGDPDNGSNLGLNCVKGYHLATVLYGEDRLTTPMIRDDKATKGTGVGAGLREATWDEALDLVASKLRETWKADKSRLAFWGSGQQPIVEGYCQAKFWKAGLLSNNIDPNARLCMASAVVGFMNVFQTDEPAGCYSDIDETDTFVTWGANMAEAHPMLYSRVQARILNGDDVKHYDITTMNTRTSVNADKVLLMNPGSDLAIANAVANYLIVNDLYDKEFVADHLKFKQGTEDIGNAFEDGYDKSDVGQTVDAVEEITFEQFAERLAPYTLEYAEEISGVPAADIKELAEVFADKSRKVLSLWTMGVNQHNRGTWMNHCIYNIHLLTGRYARPGDGAFSLTGQPSACGTAREVGTFCHRLPADLLVAQEPHRRYSEAIWNLPEGYLDAIEKPGMHTVKIFRELSNGNIDFLWSAHNNWAVSMPNLTRFLGKGDKKGIIDAFIVVSEVYPTLSTQYADVVLPAAMWVEREGQFGNAERRTAVFEKAVDPPGDAKWDLWMLMEIAKRTLEGETIGETDAFDALFGEWYDKDAADFKGDGRETSRAIWEEYRTFSNPSLNPAAEAINVEAKLKMENKQLAPYDEYIENHGLTWPVREVDGKWLATKWRFCDGPQEDGFDQYGIEQYGTQDLAGGVSFYKSADQRPSVVFRPWEPPAEEPSEEYPFWLCTGRLLEHWHTGSMTRRVPELDRALPEALMDMNPDDCKELGLVDGDMARVTSRYGTCEVKVSTAGRTGQPRGRVFVPFFAEETLINLVVQDVYCPLSKEPDYKKTPVRIEKA; encoded by the coding sequence ATGGAGCTGAGTCGAAGGAAATTCATCAAGACGTCTGCCATTGCCATGGCGTCTGCTGCCGCCACCGGCAGCATCGCTTCGCTTGTGGGCTGCTCAAGCCCCGAGCCGGCGGAAGAAGGAGCAGACCCCGCCGCTTCTGCCGACACTGAAGCGGCTGCGAACGATCGCGAGGGCATCACGCAAACCGTGGGCGTGTGCCGCTTCTGCGGCTGCGGCTGCGGCGTCATCGTCGAAGCGAAGGACGGCAAGGTGGTCGCGGTGAAGGGCGACCCGGACAACGGGTCGAACCTGGGCCTGAACTGCGTGAAGGGCTACCATTTGGCCACGGTGCTCTACGGCGAGGATCGTCTGACCACGCCGATGATCCGCGACGACAAGGCCACCAAAGGCACCGGCGTGGGCGCTGGCTTGCGCGAGGCGACCTGGGACGAGGCGCTCGATCTGGTGGCTTCCAAGCTGCGCGAGACGTGGAAGGCCGATAAGTCGCGCCTGGCGTTTTGGGGCAGCGGCCAGCAGCCTATCGTCGAGGGCTACTGCCAGGCGAAATTCTGGAAGGCCGGCCTGCTGTCGAACAATATCGACCCCAACGCGCGCCTGTGCATGGCCAGCGCCGTCGTCGGCTTCATGAACGTCTTCCAGACCGACGAGCCTGCCGGCTGCTATTCGGACATCGACGAGACCGACACGTTCGTGACCTGGGGCGCCAACATGGCCGAGGCGCATCCGATGCTGTATTCGCGCGTGCAGGCCCGCATCCTCAACGGCGACGACGTCAAGCACTATGACATCACGACCATGAACACCCGCACGTCCGTCAACGCCGACAAGGTGCTCTTGATGAACCCCGGGTCTGACCTGGCCATTGCCAACGCCGTTGCGAACTACCTCATCGTGAACGACCTCTACGACAAGGAATTCGTCGCCGACCATCTGAAGTTCAAGCAGGGAACCGAGGACATCGGCAACGCCTTCGAGGACGGCTACGACAAGTCCGATGTCGGACAAACGGTCGATGCGGTGGAGGAAATCACGTTCGAGCAGTTCGCCGAGCGTCTGGCGCCCTACACGCTGGAATACGCCGAAGAGATCTCCGGCGTGCCGGCTGCAGACATCAAAGAGCTTGCCGAGGTTTTCGCCGACAAGAGCCGCAAGGTGCTGTCGCTGTGGACCATGGGCGTCAACCAGCACAACCGAGGCACGTGGATGAACCACTGCATCTACAACATCCACCTGCTGACCGGCCGCTACGCCCGCCCCGGCGACGGAGCGTTTTCGCTCACCGGCCAGCCGTCGGCCTGCGGCACGGCCCGCGAGGTCGGCACGTTCTGCCACCGCCTGCCTGCCGACTTGCTGGTGGCGCAGGAGCCGCATCGCCGCTACAGCGAAGCCATATGGAACCTGCCGGAAGGCTACCTCGACGCCATCGAGAAGCCGGGCATGCACACGGTGAAGATCTTCCGCGAGCTGTCCAACGGCAACATCGACTTCCTGTGGTCGGCCCACAACAACTGGGCGGTGTCCATGCCGAATTTGACGCGCTTCCTCGGCAAGGGCGACAAGAAGGGCATCATCGACGCGTTCATCGTGGTCAGCGAAGTGTATCCGACGCTTTCGACCCAGTATGCCGACGTGGTGCTGCCGGCTGCCATGTGGGTCGAGCGCGAGGGCCAGTTCGGCAACGCCGAGCGCCGCACGGCGGTGTTTGAAAAGGCCGTCGACCCGCCGGGAGACGCGAAGTGGGACCTGTGGATGCTCATGGAAATCGCCAAGCGCACGCTGGAGGGCGAGACCATCGGCGAGACGGATGCCTTCGACGCCCTGTTCGGCGAATGGTACGACAAGGACGCCGCCGACTTCAAGGGCGACGGGCGTGAAACGTCGCGCGCCATCTGGGAAGAGTACCGCACGTTCTCGAACCCCAGCCTCAATCCCGCCGCCGAGGCCATCAACGTCGAAGCGAAGCTCAAGATGGAGAACAAGCAGCTGGCTCCTTACGACGAGTACATCGAAAACCATGGCCTCACCTGGCCTGTTCGCGAAGTCGACGGCAAGTGGCTGGCAACGAAGTGGCGTTTTTGCGACGGTCCGCAGGAAGACGGCTTCGACCAGTACGGCATCGAGCAGTACGGCACGCAGGATCTGGCCGGCGGCGTGAGCTTCTACAAGAGCGCCGACCAGCGGCCGTCCGTGGTCTTCCGTCCATGGGAGCCGCCCGCAGAAGAGCCTTCGGAAGAATACCCCTTCTGGCTGTGCACGGGGCGTCTGCTCGAGCACTGGCACACCGGCTCGATGACGCGCCGCGTCCCCGAGCTCGACCGTGCGCTGCCTGAAGCCCTCATGGACATGAATCCGGACGACTGCAAGGAATTGGGCCTGGTCGACGGCGATATGGCGCGCGTCACGTCGCGCTATGGCACCTGCGAGGTGAAGGTGTCGACGGCTGGCCGCACGGGTCAGCCGAGAGGCCGCGTGTTCGTGCCGTTCTTCGCCGAGGAAACGCTCATCAACTTGGTGGTGCAGGACGTGTACTGCCCGCTTTCCAAAGAGCCTGACTACAAAAAGACGCCGGTGCGCATCGAGAAGGCGTAA